A single genomic interval of Selenobaculum gibii harbors:
- the murA gene encoding UDP-N-acetylglucosamine 1-carboxyvinyltransferase codes for MEKFIVNEGKVQLNGHIRIGGAKNAALPIMAASILCAGTSVIHDVPNLSDIMLMKRILEYLGAEIIYQNNTLFIDAKGINKTDIPENLMREMRASIFLMGALMGRFRTASIFYPGGCAIGHRPIDLHIKALERLGAFVDENHGVITLSASHLVGEKIVFDFPSVGATENAILAAVLAEGRTIIHNAAREPEIVDLTNFLIKMGAEIHGAGNDTIYIDGVKRLNPVEYTIMPDRIQAGTFLLAGAITNGNVVIENITVEHLFALIDKLAELGARISLGNDFIRIKAEKICGIDIKTLPFPGFPTDLQAPMMALLCKAEGTSVITETIFENRFRHVDQLARMGAKILVEGRSAVVRGVNTLKGATVEAMDLRAGGALVLAALGAEGTSTIENIKHIDRGYENFEINLQSLGALIIRAKD; via the coding sequence ATGGAGAAGTTTATCGTCAACGAAGGTAAAGTACAATTAAATGGTCATATTAGAATTGGTGGAGCAAAAAATGCAGCCTTACCAATTATGGCGGCTAGTATATTATGTGCGGGTACTAGTGTTATTCATGATGTTCCTAATTTAAGTGATATAATGTTAATGAAGAGGATTTTGGAATATTTAGGAGCTGAAATTATTTATCAAAATAATACGCTGTTTATAGATGCAAAAGGGATAAATAAAACAGATATACCTGAAAATTTGATGCGAGAAATGCGTGCTTCTATTTTTTTAATGGGAGCGCTTATGGGGCGTTTCCGAACGGCATCAATATTTTATCCAGGTGGATGTGCAATAGGACATCGGCCAATTGATTTGCATATAAAAGCATTAGAAAGACTTGGCGCTTTTGTAGATGAGAACCATGGAGTGATTACATTAAGTGCATCTCACTTGGTTGGTGAGAAAATTGTCTTTGATTTCCCCAGTGTTGGGGCCACGGAGAATGCTATTCTTGCTGCAGTTTTGGCAGAAGGAAGAACGATTATTCACAATGCAGCTCGAGAACCTGAAATTGTTGATTTAACAAATTTTTTAATTAAAATGGGTGCTGAAATTCATGGAGCCGGTAATGATACCATTTACATTGATGGTGTCAAAAGATTAAATCCAGTTGAGTATACAATTATGCCCGATAGAATTCAGGCTGGGACTTTTTTGCTGGCTGGTGCAATAACAAATGGTAATGTAGTGATTGAAAATATCACAGTTGAACATTTATTTGCTTTGATTGACAAATTGGCGGAGCTAGGTGCTAGAATTTCATTAGGAAATGACTTTATTAGAATTAAAGCAGAAAAAATATGTGGTATAGATATAAAAACATTACCATTCCCTGGGTTTCCAACTGATTTGCAAGCGCCGATGATGGCTTTACTATGCAAAGCAGAGGGTACGAGTGTTATTACCGAAACTATTTTCGAAAATAGATTTCGACACGTAGATCAGCTAGCTCGTATGGGCGCAAAAATTTTAGTTGAAGGACGTAGTGCTGTGGTTCGGGGTGTAAATACCTTAAAAGGCGCAACGGTTGAAGCTATGGATTTAAGAGCAGGTGGGGCTTTAGTTTTAGCCGCCTTAGGTGCAGAAGGAACTTCTACAATAGAAAATATTAAGCATATTGATCGAGGATATGAAAATTTTGAAATAAATTTGCAAAGTCTAGGTGCTTTAATTATTAGGGCAAAAGACTAA
- the efp gene encoding elongation factor P — translation MISSSDFRTGLTLEIDNAVWQIVDFQHVKPGKGAAFVRTKIKNVKTGAVVERTFNPNEKLPKAHLENRAMQFLYENDGMYTFMDNETYDQTELTKEQLGDALKFLKENMDISLQTFKGSIIGVDLPNSVELEVVECDPGVRGDTATGATKMAKLETGYSVRVPLFINQGDVLRIDTRTGNYIERA, via the coding sequence ATGATATCTAGTAGTGATTTTAGAACAGGTTTAACTCTTGAAATTGATAATGCTGTATGGCAAATTGTTGATTTCCAACATGTAAAACCTGGTAAAGGTGCTGCGTTTGTAAGAACTAAAATTAAAAATGTTAAAACTGGTGCAGTCGTTGAACGTACGTTTAACCCAAATGAAAAATTGCCTAAAGCGCATCTTGAAAATCGTGCAATGCAATTTTTGTATGAAAATGATGGTATGTATACATTTATGGATAATGAAACTTACGATCAAACAGAACTTACAAAAGAGCAACTTGGCGATGCTTTAAAATTTTTAAAAGAAAATATGGACATTAGTTTACAAACTTTTAAAGGTAGTATTATTGGCGTCGATTTACCAAATTCTGTTGAGTTGGAAGTAGTAGAATGTGATCCTGGTGTACGTGGTGATACAGCAACAGGTGCAACAAAAATGGCAAAACTTGAAACTGGTTATTCTGTTCGTGTTCCTTTATTTATCAATCAAGGTGATGTATTACGTATTGATACTCGTACAGGAAATTATATCGAAAGAGCATAA
- the aroQ gene encoding type II 3-dehydroquinate dehydratase: protein MKKILVLHGPNLNLLGKREPHIYGSTTLDDINEGLRKKCSELGILFESVQSNYEGVLVDKIQAADGDYNCIIINAAAFTHYSIALRDALAAIRVPAIEVHLSNIHKREEFRHHSVIAPVVVGQICGFGSDSYFVALEAACRIMYREAGE from the coding sequence TTGAAGAAAATTTTAGTTTTGCATGGACCTAATCTAAATTTATTAGGCAAACGTGAACCACATATTTATGGTTCTACAACTTTAGATGATATTAATGAAGGGTTAAGAAAAAAATGTAGTGAGTTGGGAATCTTGTTTGAATCTGTACAAAGCAATTATGAAGGTGTTTTAGTAGATAAAATTCAAGCCGCAGATGGTGATTATAATTGCATTATTATTAATGCTGCGGCATTTACCCATTATAGTATCGCTTTGCGTGATGCTTTAGCTGCAATTCGTGTCCCAGCGATTGAGGTTCACTTATCTAATATTCATAAGCGAGAAGAGTTTCGACATCATTCCGTTATAGCTCCTGTTGTTGTTGGACAAATTTGTGGATTTGGCAGTGACAGCTATTTTGTTGCATTAGAAGCTGCTTGCCGAATTATGTATAGGGAGGCGGGCGAATGA
- a CDS encoding small basic family protein codes for MTLPIVGLIIGIIIGTLSQITIPQEYAKLFSVALLASLDSVFGGLRAAAEEKFDNTVFITGFFTNALMAAVLVYIGDRLGIDLYYVAMLAFGLRIFQNLAIIRRYFLKK; via the coding sequence ATGACGTTACCTATTGTTGGACTTATTATTGGGATTATTATTGGGACGTTATCTCAAATTACAATTCCTCAGGAATATGCGAAATTATTTTCAGTTGCATTGTTGGCATCGTTGGATTCAGTGTTTGGTGGGCTTAGAGCAGCTGCGGAAGAAAAATTTGATAATACGGTGTTTATTACAGGATTTTTTACTAATGCATTAATGGCTGCAGTTTTAGTTTATATCGGAGATAGATTAGGGATAGATCTTTATTATGTGGCAATGCTGGCATTTGGATTACGCATATTTCAAAACTTGGCAATTATTAGACGTTATTTTTTAAAGAAATGA
- the spoIIIAA gene encoding stage III sporulation protein AA — MFFTEIIHRYLPKNLIELLMLVDKCILEDVIEIRFRVNQPVLLIVPAMELVLKTNGNSYICKCSDLQKIMQMISKNSIYALEEELKLGFITIEGGHRVGFVGKAIMDHGHIKALKNISSLNFRIAKSVIHCARPIIPYLIKESHVLNTLIVAPPRAGKTTLLRDLIRNFSNGCSFFKGVQVGVVDERSELAAVRDGVPCMDIGMRTDILDGCPKAEGILMLIRTMAPAVIVTDELGRKEDVVALEEALHAGVSVISTVHGSSISDIANRPYISDLIRQRYFERYIILTNKPSIGTVKEIIDAKTEAAIFSI, encoded by the coding sequence ATGTTTTTTACAGAGATTATACATCGTTATTTGCCTAAGAATTTAATAGAACTATTAATGTTAGTAGATAAATGCATATTAGAAGATGTAATTGAGATTAGATTTAGGGTTAATCAACCGGTTTTGTTGATTGTACCGGCAATGGAGTTGGTGTTAAAGACAAATGGTAACAGCTATATTTGTAAATGTTCGGACTTACAAAAAATTATGCAAATGATAAGTAAAAATTCCATTTATGCGTTAGAAGAGGAATTGAAATTGGGATTTATTACAATTGAGGGTGGTCATAGAGTTGGATTTGTAGGAAAAGCAATTATGGATCATGGACATATTAAAGCTTTAAAAAATATTAGTTCATTAAATTTTAGAATTGCCAAAAGTGTGATTCATTGTGCACGGCCAATAATCCCATATTTAATAAAAGAAAGCCATGTTTTAAATACTTTAATCGTTGCACCGCCACGGGCGGGGAAAACTACTTTATTGCGAGACTTAATAAGAAATTTTAGTAATGGATGTTCTTTTTTTAAAGGTGTACAAGTTGGGGTAGTTGATGAAAGGAGCGAATTAGCAGCTGTAAGAGATGGAGTACCGTGTATGGATATAGGGATGCGAACTGATATTTTAGATGGATGCCCAAAGGCAGAGGGTATCTTAATGTTAATTAGAACCATGGCACCTGCTGTAATTGTTACAGATGAATTGGGAAGAAAAGAGGATGTCGTTGCATTAGAAGAAGCACTACATGCAGGGGTAAGTGTAATATCTACAGTGCATGGAAGTTCTATATCTGATATAGCGAATAGGCCTTATATTTCAGATTTAATTCGGCAACGTTATTTTGAACGTTATATAATTTTGACGAATAAACCATCCATTGGAACGGTAAAGGAAATTATTGATGCAAAAACTGAAGCGGCGATATTTTCAATATAA
- a CDS encoding M24 family metallopeptidase yields MNARLSNLRDFLFKENLDAIVINKPENRRYFSGFTGTSGILLISAKTSDLITDFRYVEQATKQATKQATCFKIIEHKQSIIEILAEVIQRNGFAKIGFEGDFFTYNEFAQLAKVTHDIQLKPVELDALRSVKDKLEIDDLKKAVEISDKAFEYILSFIKPGISELEVAVELENYMRKLGSQKPAFDTIVASGIRSSLPHGVASEKKIEDGDFVTMDFGAVFNGYHSDITRTVCVGKATAKQKDIYQLVLDAHLAGEAAISIHKTGKEIDNEVRQIIINAGYGKFFGHGLGHGVGLAIHEFPRLSPLSKCGKLRENMVVTVEPGVYLPNWGGVRIEDTVVVTANGCEVLTKSSKHLIEL; encoded by the coding sequence ATGAATGCTCGTTTAAGTAATTTAAGAGATTTTCTGTTTAAAGAAAATTTAGATGCAATCGTTATTAATAAACCAGAGAATAGAAGATATTTTAGTGGATTTACAGGAACTTCTGGAATATTGCTAATTAGTGCCAAAACGTCAGATTTAATTACTGACTTTCGTTATGTTGAACAAGCAACTAAACAAGCAACTAAACAAGCAACTTGTTTTAAAATTATTGAACATAAGCAGAGTATTATAGAAATACTAGCTGAAGTTATACAAAGAAATGGTTTTGCTAAGATTGGTTTCGAAGGTGATTTTTTTACTTATAATGAATTTGCCCAATTAGCTAAAGTAACACATGATATTCAATTAAAACCGGTTGAGCTTGATGCCTTGCGATCAGTAAAGGATAAATTAGAAATAGATGACTTAAAAAAGGCTGTAGAAATTAGTGATAAAGCTTTTGAATATATTTTATCTTTTATTAAACCGGGCATATCAGAACTGGAAGTTGCTGTTGAATTAGAAAATTATATGCGCAAATTAGGGTCGCAAAAGCCAGCTTTTGACACAATTGTTGCTTCTGGAATACGAAGTAGTTTACCTCATGGTGTTGCATCAGAAAAGAAAATTGAAGATGGTGATTTTGTAACAATGGATTTTGGCGCTGTTTTCAATGGATATCATTCTGATATAACAAGAACTGTTTGTGTAGGTAAGGCAACGGCAAAGCAAAAAGATATTTATCAACTTGTTTTAGATGCACATTTAGCTGGTGAAGCGGCGATTAGTATCCATAAAACAGGTAAAGAAATAGATAATGAGGTAAGACAAATTATCATTAATGCTGGTTATGGTAAATTCTTTGGACATGGATTAGGACATGGCGTTGGGCTTGCAATTCATGAATTTCCACGGTTATCACCATTAAGCAAGTGTGGTAAGTTACGTGAAAATATGGTAGTTACCGTTGAACCGGGAGTGTACTTACCTAATTGGGGTGGAGTGCGAATTGAAGATACTGTTGTGGTTACTGCAAATGGTTGTGAAGTTTTAACCAAAAGTAGTAAACACTTAATAGAATTATAA
- a CDS encoding CD1247 N-terminal domain-containing protein has translation MAGIKERVAYLHGLTKGLNVDEHTPEGKVLLNIIDVLNDMAEDVEDIYLQQQDLESYVETLDEDLNDLEDEVYDSNCICEDDLIEMQCPVCHEDVSFEADILDAKEDIEVTCPHCGGVVYDTMIDCDYSEVHDEDDYDHHYGSHHPGL, from the coding sequence ATGGCTGGAATTAAAGAACGTGTTGCTTATTTACATGGATTAACAAAAGGTTTAAATGTAGATGAACATACACCAGAAGGAAAAGTATTATTAAATATTATTGATGTTCTTAATGATATGGCAGAAGATGTTGAGGATATTTATTTACAACAACAAGATTTAGAAAGCTATGTAGAAACATTAGATGAAGATTTGAACGATTTAGAAGATGAAGTGTATGATTCAAACTGTATTTGTGAAGATGATCTTATAGAAATGCAATGTCCGGTATGTCATGAAGATGTGTCTTTTGAGGCTGATATACTTGATGCAAAAGAAGATATTGAAGTTACCTGCCCGCATTGTGGCGGTGTTGTTTATGACACAATGATTGATTGCGACTATTCAGAAGTTCATGACGAAGATGATTATGATCATCATTACGGTTCTCATCATCCTGGATTATAA
- a CDS encoding D-alanine--D-alanine ligase family protein: MKEKKIVVLMGGPSAEREVSLNTGKAILQALKNKKYNAVGLEIEPTRLFDQLKECKCDIVFNAIHGKYGEDGYLQGALELLGIPYTGSGVLANALAMDKVVSKRLFVAGNVSTPRFTVYERSDLSENITKEIIQEYSLPVVIKASTQGSSIGVSIVENVDELKRAIEDSFKYSEHILVEEFIQGRELTVAVWGDKEKSALPIIEIVPHSGKYDYRSKYTKGATDYIVPAKIDDNLTKKIQAMSLKTFKLLGCKGIARIDVMLGADNVPYVLEVNTVPGMTETSLVPKAAKAIGISFEELCEKLLLMATK; the protein is encoded by the coding sequence ATGAAGGAGAAAAAAATTGTTGTACTGATGGGTGGACCTTCGGCTGAACGCGAAGTTTCATTAAATACAGGAAAGGCTATTCTTCAAGCATTAAAAAATAAAAAATATAATGCTGTAGGATTAGAAATTGAACCGACTCGTTTATTTGATCAGTTAAAAGAGTGCAAGTGTGATATTGTATTTAATGCAATTCATGGTAAATATGGTGAAGACGGATATTTACAAGGGGCTTTAGAGCTCTTGGGAATTCCTTATACAGGATCAGGGGTTTTGGCAAATGCATTAGCAATGGATAAAGTGGTTTCTAAACGCTTATTTGTAGCAGGGAATGTATCCACTCCACGTTTTACCGTGTATGAAAGATCTGATTTATCAGAGAATATTACAAAAGAAATTATTCAAGAATATTCTTTGCCTGTAGTAATTAAGGCATCTACACAAGGTTCTAGTATTGGTGTGAGCATTGTAGAAAATGTAGATGAGTTAAAGAGAGCAATAGAAGACTCCTTTAAATATAGTGAACATATTCTTGTTGAAGAGTTTATTCAAGGCAGAGAATTAACTGTTGCTGTATGGGGTGATAAGGAGAAGAGTGCGCTGCCAATTATTGAAATTGTACCTCATTCGGGAAAATATGATTATCGGTCTAAGTATACAAAAGGGGCAACAGATTATATTGTTCCAGCTAAGATTGATGATAACTTAACAAAAAAAATTCAGGCAATGTCATTAAAAACCTTTAAGCTATTGGGATGTAAAGGAATTGCCAGAATAGATGTTATGTTAGGGGCTGATAATGTTCCATATGTGTTGGAAGTCAATACAGTTCCTGGAATGACTGAAACAAGTCTTGTCCCAAAAGCGGCGAAAGCTATTGGTATTTCTTTTGAAGAATTATGTGAAAAATTATTATTGATGGCAACAAAATAA
- a CDS encoding DUF881 domain-containing protein — MLPIRQGQAAIALVCVVLGLMLAVQFRTTQDIRSTVPFQRIEDLSQRLLQAEKERDLLLEEVESLKRSSSKEVQSGEIESLKMGAGLLAVDGPGVVVTIDDSKRQTKTGENPNLYLIHDDDILKVINELWAAGAEVISINEQRLISSSEIRCAGPTLSVNNTRYSPPYEIRAIGDKKNLENSLKMRGGVVETLQFWGIQVNIKPEENIHVPAYKGTYHFSYAQPVKEEK; from the coding sequence ATGTTGCCAATAAGACAGGGGCAGGCGGCAATTGCGTTGGTTTGTGTGGTTTTAGGACTGATGCTGGCTGTTCAATTTAGAACAACGCAAGATATCCGCTCAACGGTTCCTTTTCAAAGAATAGAAGATTTATCGCAGAGACTTTTGCAAGCAGAAAAGGAAAGAGATTTACTTTTAGAAGAAGTTGAAAGCTTAAAAAGAAGTTCGAGTAAAGAAGTTCAATCGGGTGAAATAGAGAGCTTAAAAATGGGAGCTGGATTACTTGCAGTTGATGGACCAGGGGTTGTAGTTACAATTGATGATAGTAAGAGACAAACGAAAACAGGTGAAAATCCGAACTTATATTTAATTCATGATGATGATATTTTAAAGGTTATTAATGAATTATGGGCTGCTGGTGCAGAGGTAATTTCGATTAATGAGCAGCGTTTAATTTCTAGTTCTGAGATACGTTGTGCCGGGCCTACTTTATCAGTGAATAATACAAGATACTCACCTCCTTATGAAATTCGTGCGATTGGAGATAAGAAAAATTTAGAAAATTCCTTAAAAATGCGCGGAGGTGTAGTGGAAACTTTACAATTTTGGGGAATTCAAGTAAATATTAAACCAGAGGAAAATATTCATGTTCCTGCATATAAAGGCACATATCATTTTTCTTATGCGCAACCGGTAAAGGAGGAAAAGTAA
- the ftsZ gene encoding cell division protein FtsZ, with protein MIELDNDLNQFAKIKVIGVGGGGNNAVNRMISSGLQGVEFIAVNTDAQALLHAMAPQRIQIGEKLTKGLGAGANPEIGEKAAQESREEIMQALKGADMVFVTAGMGGGTGTGAAPVVAECARELGALTVGVVTKPFSFEGRRRLKQAEMGTANLKEKVDTIITIPNDRLLQVIDKKTSMMDAFSIADDVLRQGVQGISDLIAVPGLINLDFADINSVMNNAGSALMGIGVGKGENAAVSAAQAAINSPLLETSIQGARGVLYNICGGPNLTLFEVNEASQIIQDAAHEEANIIFGSSIDESLEDEVRVTVIATGFDEIVPQKATVSTSPAAEGKKIQQPKLEMPELPSWLQRR; from the coding sequence GTGATTGAGTTAGATAACGATCTAAATCAGTTTGCCAAAATTAAAGTAATCGGTGTTGGTGGTGGTGGAAATAATGCTGTAAATCGCATGATTTCTTCAGGCCTACAGGGTGTTGAATTTATAGCAGTAAATACAGATGCACAAGCATTGCTTCATGCAATGGCGCCACAAAGAATTCAAATCGGTGAAAAACTAACAAAAGGGTTAGGAGCAGGGGCAAATCCAGAAATTGGTGAAAAGGCGGCGCAAGAAAGTCGCGAAGAGATTATGCAGGCTTTAAAGGGTGCAGATATGGTATTTGTCACAGCTGGTATGGGAGGCGGAACAGGAACGGGAGCGGCTCCTGTTGTCGCTGAATGTGCTAGAGAATTAGGCGCTTTAACTGTTGGTGTAGTAACAAAACCATTTTCGTTTGAAGGTCGGAGACGTCTTAAACAAGCTGAAATGGGGACTGCAAATTTAAAAGAAAAAGTAGATACGATTATTACAATTCCGAATGATCGTTTATTGCAAGTTATTGATAAAAAAACATCAATGATGGATGCCTTTTCAATTGCAGATGACGTTTTGCGTCAAGGTGTTCAAGGTATTTCTGATTTAATTGCTGTGCCAGGTTTAATTAACCTTGATTTTGCTGATATAAATTCTGTTATGAATAATGCTGGTTCTGCGCTTATGGGAATCGGTGTTGGTAAAGGCGAAAATGCTGCTGTTTCTGCTGCACAAGCGGCAATTAATAGCCCATTACTCGAAACCTCAATCCAAGGTGCAAGAGGTGTATTATATAATATTTGTGGTGGCCCAAATTTAACTTTATTTGAAGTAAATGAAGCATCGCAAATTATTCAAGATGCTGCACATGAAGAAGCGAATATTATCTTTGGTTCATCTATTGATGAATCTCTAGAAGATGAGGTTCGTGTTACTGTTATTGCTACTGGATTTGATGAAATCGTTCCACAAAAGGCAACGGTAAGTACTAGTCCAGCCGCTGAAGGAAAGAAAATTCAACAACCTAAATTAGAGATGCCAGAATTACCAAGCTGGTTACAAAGAAGATAA
- the murC gene encoding UDP-N-acetylmuramate--L-alanine ligase — protein sequence MLKTMKKIHFVGIGGAGMSAIAKILLEKGYEVSGSDLNESEIVEKLRVLGAFIYKGHRKENIKGKDAIVVSTAISAENSEVVAAKEAGIKVFHRSDIVAFLMNHAKGIAVAGAHGKTTTTSMASVMLDHTGKSPTIIIGGEVDYFGSNAKLGESEYLVAEADESDGSFLKLSPQIAIVTNIENDHMDFYGSMENILKTFKQFLNNLPKESGLAILCFDNAHIRDIAQNLERKFVSYGINYPADYIAKNIRTNGAGTSFDVYYHEEKMGTIMLNIPGKHNIANALAVIALGDQIGLSVEEIAAGLRCFNGAKRRFQTKGRVKDVWIVDDYAHHPTEISTTLNAARQTNPNRLICAFQPHRYTRTKFLRKEYGSCFEAADLLVLTDIYSAGEEPIPGINGEVIKEEVEKQTGKEAVYIANREDIAGYLEAVVKPGDLVMSMGAGDIYRTGEELVDLLSSEK from the coding sequence TTGTTAAAGACAATGAAAAAAATTCATTTTGTCGGTATTGGTGGTGCCGGCATGAGTGCAATTGCAAAAATTTTATTAGAAAAAGGTTATGAAGTTTCCGGTTCGGACTTAAATGAGTCTGAAATCGTTGAAAAATTAAGAGTATTAGGTGCATTTATTTATAAGGGGCATCGAAAAGAAAATATTAAAGGAAAAGATGCGATTGTTGTTTCTACTGCGATTTCTGCAGAAAATTCAGAAGTCGTTGCGGCAAAAGAGGCAGGAATTAAAGTTTTTCATCGTTCTGATATTGTAGCTTTTTTAATGAATCATGCAAAAGGAATTGCTGTTGCTGGTGCGCATGGAAAAACGACAACGACATCTATGGCATCAGTTATGTTGGATCATACGGGAAAAAGCCCGACGATTATTATTGGTGGAGAAGTTGATTATTTTGGCAGTAATGCAAAACTTGGTGAAAGTGAATATTTAGTAGCTGAAGCTGATGAAAGTGATGGTTCATTTTTGAAATTATCGCCCCAGATAGCGATTGTAACAAATATTGAAAATGACCACATGGACTTTTATGGAAGTATGGAGAATATATTAAAAACATTTAAGCAATTTTTAAATAATCTTCCTAAGGAAAGTGGTTTAGCTATTCTTTGTTTCGATAATGCGCATATTCGTGATATTGCACAGAATCTTGAACGGAAATTTGTGTCTTACGGCATAAATTATCCTGCGGATTATATTGCAAAAAATATTCGTACAAATGGTGCGGGTACATCTTTTGATGTTTATTATCATGAAGAAAAGATGGGAACGATTATGCTCAACATCCCAGGAAAGCATAATATCGCAAATGCTTTAGCTGTGATTGCATTAGGGGATCAAATTGGCTTGTCCGTTGAAGAAATTGCAGCAGGACTTCGTTGCTTTAATGGAGCTAAACGACGCTTCCAAACGAAAGGCAGAGTAAAAGATGTATGGATTGTTGATGATTATGCCCATCATCCAACAGAAATAAGCACGACATTAAATGCTGCAAGGCAAACAAATCCCAATCGATTAATCTGTGCATTTCAACCTCATCGTTACACAAGGACTAAATTTTTACGTAAGGAATATGGTTCTTGTTTTGAAGCAGCAGATTTATTAGTTTTAACTGATATTTATTCAGCTGGTGAAGAACCTATTCCGGGGATTAATGGTGAAGTAATAAAGGAAGAGGTTGAAAAGCAAACTGGTAAAGAAGCAGTATATATTGCAAATCGTGAAGATATTGCAGGATATTTAGAGGCTGTAGTAAAGCCTGGCGATTTAGTTATGAGCATGGGCGCCGGGGACATTTACCGTACGGGTGAGGAACTAGTAGACTTATTAAGTTCAGAAAAGTAA
- a CDS encoding cell division protein FtsQ/DivIB, producing the protein MNTDSVAKQGKTKQLFLTLLFIFIFSVTCFSFITSEMFTVGSVIVEGNKYIEQDEIYKIAGIPENLNIFRLNTTEIQLKLKKDLRIADVDVTRKFPSTIQINVTERMPIACIACEYGFVEVDKHGIVLTAYKNLKTIHIPMLTGISLSGLYVGDSVEQPDIKQTLVYLAMLNEATLNQISEINLANNQQIVAYTNNAVQVRIGSMDRVEEKAKVTEEFLQELKQTNLAIEYIDLTFASPFIKFKQ; encoded by the coding sequence TTGAATACTGATTCCGTGGCAAAGCAAGGAAAAACGAAACAATTATTTTTAACGTTATTATTTATTTTTATTTTTAGTGTTACATGCTTTTCCTTTATTACATCGGAGATGTTTACGGTTGGAAGTGTTATTGTTGAAGGAAATAAGTATATTGAACAAGATGAAATTTATAAGATTGCAGGTATACCAGAAAACTTAAATATTTTTCGATTGAATACAACAGAAATTCAATTGAAACTAAAAAAAGATTTAAGAATTGCAGATGTTGATGTTACAAGAAAGTTTCCGAGTACGATTCAAATTAATGTTACAGAGAGAATGCCAATTGCTTGTATTGCATGTGAGTATGGTTTTGTAGAAGTGGACAAACATGGAATTGTGTTAACTGCATATAAAAATTTAAAAACGATTCACATCCCAATGCTTACAGGGATTAGTTTAAGTGGATTATACGTTGGAGACTCAGTAGAGCAACCTGATATAAAACAGACTTTGGTATATTTGGCAATGTTAAATGAGGCAACGTTAAATCAAATTTCGGAAATCAATTTAGCAAATAATCAACAAATTGTAGCTTATACGAATAATGCAGTTCAAGTGCGTATTGGGAGTATGGATAGGGTAGAAGAAAAAGCAAAAGTTACTGAAGAATTTCTGCAAGAATTAAAGCAAACGAATTTAGCAATAGAATATATTGATTTAACTTTTGCTTCGCCATTTATAAAATTCAAACAATAG
- a CDS encoding stage III sporulation protein AB gives MWFKIAGSIFILFSCTYFGLYLAKQCQNRARHIRQILSCIVSLKGYMTYGAVPLSEGIADCSKGIEGITADFFSDFSKRLQEDYTLTPKGAIIQTLSIYEKKLALNQEDKEVLILFASQLGIMDRIEQEKYLTMIEKRLDFLAGEAARNCDANCKMYRYLGLCSGLLIILMLI, from the coding sequence ATGTGGTTTAAAATTGCTGGCAGTATTTTTATTTTATTTTCGTGTACATATTTTGGGTTATATTTAGCAAAACAATGTCAAAATAGAGCAAGGCACATACGGCAAATTTTAAGTTGTATTGTATCGTTGAAAGGATATATGACTTACGGAGCAGTTCCTTTATCTGAGGGGATTGCGGATTGTAGTAAAGGGATAGAAGGAATAACGGCAGATTTTTTTTCGGATTTTTCTAAAAGATTGCAAGAGGATTACACGCTTACACCTAAGGGTGCAATTATACAAACACTTTCTATTTATGAAAAAAAATTGGCATTGAATCAAGAGGATAAAGAAGTTCTGATTCTTTTTGCTAGTCAGTTGGGAATTATGGATAGAATTGAACAAGAAAAGTATTTGACAATGATTGAAAAAAGACTTGATTTCTTAGCCGGTGAAGCTGCTAGAAATTGTGATGCAAATTGTAAAATGTATCGATATCTAGGGTTATGCAGCGGCTTATTAATTATTCTAATGTTGATTTAG